A region of the Oceaniferula marina genome:
TTGGGTTTACTTTTCCGAAGATGAGGTCGGCAATGGAATTTCCGGCTTCCTGCCCCCCATACCATGCCTCCAGAACGGAAGGAACCTGATCAATCCACTGTTCCATGCGAACGACGGAGCCGTTGACAAGGACGACGATGAGGTTTTTGTTGACTTTAGCTAGCTCGGAAATGAGTTCAGCCTGTGGTCCGATGAGTTCTAGGTTAGGAATGTCGTGTGTATTTTGCCCCCATCCGCCTTCACTGTCATAGCCGTGATGGGTTCCTCCCACGAAGATGACGGCATCGGCATCTCTCGCCTCGGCAATGGCGGCCTCGGAGTTTTGCGTAGGATCCTGCCAGACGAGTTGGAGTGAGGCGTCTCCTCCGTTGTCATAGTATTCGATCTTGATGTCGTATTCCTTACCTGCAACTAGATCTATTTGCTGCATCACGGTTTGTTTGCCGTGGTCTCCCCACTGGTCGACCACGAGTTTACCGTCTAACCAGAGGCGTGATCCATCATCGCTACAGGTTCCTAGTTTGGCTTTGCCTGTGAGAGGAGATATGAATTTACCTGTCCAGCGTGCAGAGAGGTTGTTGGTTGGCATGTTTGGCACGGAAGGTAGACCAAACATGGCCTTGCCCCATCGGAAGTTGATGGCCAGTGATGGTGCTCGCTCTACAGGTTCTCCTTTGAATTTCTTGTTGTTCCAGTATTCTCCCATCAGACCCGGCTTGCCGTTAGGTTGTTTGAGCATGGAGGAAGGGATAACAGATGTCCCCTCATAGGTGTAACCTGCGACGTAGTGGACCTTGTCACCGAGAACATTTTGGATGCCCTGAAGGGGGGTGATTTCGTAAGGGGACATCACGCCTCCGGAGCCTCCCTGTCCACGATGTTCTTTGGCTGCATTCGGTCCGACGATAAGAAGTTTCTTAATCTTGGTGGGGTTAAGAGGCAGCACCTTGCGGTCATTTTTCAACAAGACCATACCCTCTGCTGCCAGACGACGGATAGTGTCCTGATGCGCCCGAGTTTGGACTGAGCCTTTGGGCTGCATGTGCGGGTCGATTACGTGGGTTCTCAGCATGAGACGCAACATGCGGCGAACCTTGTCGTCTAGCACGGACATCGGTAATTGGCTCGTCTTTACCAGATGGACAAGGCCATCTTCTTTGCCGAACAGACTGGTTCCCATTTCAAGGTCAAGCCCTCCCAAAGCACATGCCTTGGCGTTGTGGGCAGCGACCCAGTCTGAAACCATCACTCCGTCAAACCCCCATTCCTTTTTTGCCACTGTTTCCTGTAACCACTTGTGTTCTGAGGCGTAAACGCCATTAACACGATTGTAAGCTGACATGATGCTCCAGGTTTTGCCTTCCTTCACGGCCATCTCAAAAGGAAGCAGATACATCTCACGTAGGGTGCGCTCGTCCACG
Encoded here:
- a CDS encoding beta-glucosidase, which gives rise to NPQSAYEYGRLLAEEMLGEKRHWILGPGVNLMRTPLCGRNFEYFGEDPYLTGKTAVAYIQGVQSLDIAACIKHLAVNNQENHRYLSSSNVDERTLREMYLLPFEMAVKEGKTWSIMSAYNRVNGVYASEHKWLQETVAKKEWGFDGVMVSDWVAAHNAKACALGGLDLEMGTSLFGKEDGLVHLVKTSQLPMSVLDDKVRRMLRLMLRTHVIDPHMQPKGSVQTRAHQDTIRRLAAEGMVLLKNDRKVLPLNPTKIKKLLIVGPNAAKEHRGQGGSGGVMSPYEITPLQGIQNVLGDKVHYVAGYTYEGTSVIPSSMLKQPNGKPGLMGEYWNNKKFKGEPVERAPSLAINFRWGKAMFGLPSVPNMPTNNLSARWTGKFISPLTGKAKLGTCSDDGSRLWLDGKLVVDQWGDHGKQTVMQQIDLVAGKEYDIKIEYYDNGGDASLQLVWQDPTQNSEAAIAEARDADAVIFVGGTHHGYDSEGGWGQNTHDIPNLELIGPQAELISELAKVNKNLIVVLVNGSVVRMEQWIDQVPSVLEAWYGGQEAGNSIADLIFGKVNPSGKLSATFGKKLNDYACHAKETYPGKLGPLSADPHTNYTEGIFFGYRWFDQQNIEPRFPFGHGLSYTTFSVKTVGVRVVDASTKSPHVKVAVKVTNTGDREGAEVVQLYVGDKKSSLVRPEKELKRYRKVFLKQGESKTVILELDFRSFAFWDPSTKEWQVEAGEFHLMTGTSSKDIQSTKTITLE